A genomic region of Gemmata massiliana contains the following coding sequences:
- a CDS encoding RHS repeat-associated core domain-containing protein: MEERLVPDGRPLPGPVIFAGSGVGDAAVVKAYDADTGNLRWTKSAYGPLFTGGVRVATADFTGDGIPDAVIAPDSGYVPLVRVLDGTTGNEISGPLGHFLAYSALNTSGVHVAAADVNGDGKADVITTADSLLGTRVRAFSGATGQMLLNWNLTGTPFGSGATVGAVDLNGDHKAEVILGGSSGGWVKTYDPTTGAPIAGPLGSFQAFGTGYTGSVFVNSDSLANDVDGDGTPDIVVGTGAGVTAEVKVFSGTTGGVLHDFQPFGPSFTGGARVALAYVDNDDRADIVVGSGNGAADVRVFSGATGAQLASPLGQYAPFGSSPGGVFVAASNDPIAPTVMWTTAPSSAKVGQVVRGVITIAGQPSNIPTGTATLKATVISGGTVLTLGTVSVVPVGSGYQATATFDFGSLPVGNYILSATYNGDSNYSSATAGGGSFGVTASASNVPAPANRGGYNPDLATGVDPGSGNITVGSCPVLSSDAMGDLFGIDSSWTSAPGYEDGLTGTGGSAGQFSHAVQVNGDTSIALALGGSAARFFDFYGGAYHGRFGDPTTLVHDTTNGLFVATDATGRALTYYDFSASTPSGRAGRLAKVTAPDGQLTQVTSWDGSGRPTEVQRTTGSGGSALTESFVYAYVASGTNAGLLQTVTQRTQVGAGAWGTVRSAEYTYHDGTTTAGLAKELRTAVVKDASGSVIDQSYYRYYGSSSGSGSGSGSGSGSSGKMKFAFGGDAYARLVSALGTSVDSLTDAQIDDYADKYIEYNASGQASKVVDAAAGCSVCAGGQGAFNYTYSTNSAANMLDTNIWKNKAVETLSDGSTNTVYTNGFGQTMLRVFTDTASNVWRWYTQYDAVGRVVLEAGPSVVTGFSESYADLVNFVSGNAQYLSDSAGLVTAYTYGATTTATMSIVGDALGYLKEVDLKQGETGTVVPQNVLTYIKNTVSSVDFFNLASSTVYQNDNGTGALTTSYSHTYLSGTNQIASTVTTLPTVTTARNGSNSATTATTVNDAFGHPVWTKDQAGIISYTQYDTLTGAAVKTITDVDTTQTGTFASLPSGWSTPSGAGLHLITTYEVDSLGRTTKVTYPNGRVDYTVYNDVNHEVRSYTGWDSTNNVPTGPTTVTRTDRAGSYTETLMMSAAPTVSGGRPTGTESVAKVQSLARTYTNAAGQTIYSDAYFNLTGLTYSTSTTLGTEGVNFYRTRYQYDDQGRLNKTTSPQGTISRTVYDSLGRAVSEWIGTDDTPTTGFWSPTNLAGTNTVKVREYEYDSGGIGDGNLTKVTEIPGGGAANRVTQTWFDWRNRAVAVKSGVEASESTSVNRPLVYTDYDNLNEVTKTRAYDADAVTPTVTGGVPQPLSSGLLRAQITTSYDELGRAYRTDTYSVNTSTGSVGTNTLYSQTWYDARGQVIKTSSPGGSVQKTSYDGAGRVVAAYTSDGGGDTGYSDADDVTGDIVLSQTEYVYDGNGSALQVTTRDRFHDASGTGALGTPATGIGARVSYSGYYYDLAGRTVAAVDVGTNGGSSWSRLGTVPSRSATVLVTSTKYATDAVQVLTLTGSPTGGTFTLSFGGSTTSALAYNASAATVQTALAGLASIGSGNVQVSAAAGGGWEVRFIGTKAGSYQTAITGNGAGLTGGTSPALSTSTINAGGDVGSAAEVTDPAGHVSRTYSDALGRTTRSVMNFVDGVVSDTDDKTTGYAYNGAGVTSVTSYLTGGGVQTTGYVYGVTVATGSTIESNDLVRLTQWADPTTGVASASQQEAVTVNALGQMLTSTDRNGSTHVLTYDALGRVVSDAVTTLGSGVDGAVRRIETAYDGQGNAYLVTSYNAPSGGSIVNQVQCAYNGLGQITTEWQSHSGAVNMLSSPNIQYQYSEMAGGANHSRLTKITYPSGYWVVYNYGTTGGLNDSISRFDSLSDSTGTLESYNYLGLGTVVRRAHPQSNVDLSYIKRTGESNGDAGDQYTGLDRFGRVVDQRWLNPTTGTATDRFQYGYDAAENRTYRDNLVNAAFGEVYTYDALDRLTGYDRGTLNGTKTGITGSVARSQDWDYDALGNFDSITTNGTAQTRTVNKQNEITGISGATVPAYDSNGNMTGDEVGRQFVYDAWNRLVAVKNSGGTTLKAYSYDGVNRRISEAASGNTTDLFHSINWQVLEEKIGGNTINRYVWSPVYVDAMILRDRDTNTDGTLDERLWVQQDAAFNVTAVINGSGTVLERYAYDPYGVRTVSDASFNVRSSSNYVFQQGFQGMAFDDVAGLNLQRNRWYSPTLGRWMTMDPVRYVAGDINLYQFVGGNPTNALDPSGLLIQLIPVIGGAVGGGALTAGGGAVGGGAGGGLVTAIGVGLGGGAVAGGAGLMGGPPHNTFGNGYFSPEASITLERWLQEGFTWFDHVTRADPPERIPIPPMRLDVIRPHPKNDWLDGNPFGKPSLRPQLPLRLNLDDGFFVEPSKPRENPPQLKPWETKWEWEKLLARERKSGPLPCSPCDGKPFNQAAPRFGQDYMACDVLARYMLRIQGITPKSPMYNLMRHQIVNGCMCDKGHGGFNPDKPINQYGEPVSGL; the protein is encoded by the coding sequence ATGGAGGAACGCCTGGTGCCGGACGGGCGACCGCTTCCAGGGCCGGTGATTTTCGCAGGTTCGGGCGTTGGTGATGCTGCGGTTGTAAAGGCATACGACGCGGATACCGGGAACCTGCGCTGGACCAAGAGTGCTTACGGCCCGCTGTTCACGGGCGGGGTTCGTGTTGCAACCGCAGACTTCACCGGGGACGGCATCCCAGATGCGGTCATAGCGCCAGATTCGGGCTATGTTCCCCTGGTGCGCGTGCTCGATGGGACGACGGGCAACGAGATCAGTGGCCCGTTGGGGCACTTCCTCGCGTATTCGGCACTGAACACGAGTGGCGTGCACGTGGCCGCGGCGGATGTGAACGGGGACGGCAAGGCGGATGTGATCACGACCGCGGACTCGCTCCTCGGCACTCGGGTGCGCGCGTTCAGCGGGGCCACCGGGCAGATGCTACTCAACTGGAACCTGACCGGTACGCCGTTCGGGTCCGGGGCAACCGTCGGGGCCGTAGACCTGAACGGGGACCACAAGGCCGAGGTGATTCTCGGCGGAAGTTCAGGCGGATGGGTGAAGACCTACGATCCCACGACCGGGGCGCCAATCGCCGGCCCGCTCGGTAGTTTCCAGGCGTTCGGCACCGGTTACACGGGGAGCGTATTTGTCAACTCGGACTCGTTGGCGAACGATGTCGATGGCGACGGGACACCAGATATTGTTGTGGGCACGGGCGCGGGCGTCACGGCCGAGGTGAAGGTGTTCTCCGGTACGACCGGGGGCGTGCTCCACGACTTCCAACCGTTCGGGCCGAGCTTTACGGGCGGGGCGCGAGTCGCACTGGCTTACGTGGACAATGATGACCGAGCAGACATCGTCGTAGGGAGTGGTAACGGCGCGGCCGATGTGCGCGTGTTTTCGGGAGCCACGGGCGCGCAACTGGCTTCCCCGCTTGGTCAGTACGCGCCCTTCGGCTCCTCGCCGGGCGGAGTTTTCGTCGCCGCTTCTAACGACCCAATCGCACCGACCGTGATGTGGACTACGGCTCCATCCAGCGCGAAAGTTGGGCAGGTGGTACGTGGGGTCATCACCATTGCCGGGCAGCCGTCCAACATTCCCACCGGGACCGCCACACTAAAAGCCACTGTCATCTCGGGCGGAACGGTATTGACGCTGGGGACAGTTTCGGTGGTGCCAGTCGGGAGCGGGTATCAGGCGACGGCCACGTTCGATTTCGGGTCACTCCCAGTGGGGAACTACATACTCTCGGCCACATACAACGGAGACAGCAACTACTCGTCGGCAACGGCAGGGGGTGGATCCTTTGGTGTCACGGCCTCCGCCTCTAACGTGCCAGCGCCGGCGAATCGAGGCGGATATAACCCGGACCTCGCAACCGGAGTGGATCCCGGGTCCGGGAATATTACTGTCGGCTCCTGCCCGGTCCTGTCCTCAGACGCAATGGGCGACCTGTTCGGGATCGATAGCTCGTGGACCAGTGCCCCTGGGTATGAAGACGGCCTTACCGGAACCGGTGGCTCGGCGGGCCAGTTCTCGCACGCGGTCCAGGTCAATGGGGACACCTCGATCGCGCTGGCGCTTGGAGGCTCGGCCGCGCGGTTCTTCGACTTCTATGGAGGCGCGTACCACGGTCGGTTCGGGGATCCGACGACTCTGGTGCACGACACAACCAATGGGTTGTTCGTGGCCACCGACGCGACCGGGCGCGCGCTCACGTACTACGACTTCTCGGCCTCGACCCCGAGCGGGCGCGCGGGCCGGCTCGCGAAGGTCACGGCACCGGACGGGCAGTTGACGCAGGTGACCAGCTGGGATGGGAGTGGGCGTCCGACCGAGGTTCAACGCACGACCGGTAGTGGGGGCAGCGCACTGACCGAGTCGTTCGTGTACGCGTATGTCGCCTCGGGCACCAACGCGGGCCTGTTGCAGACCGTGACCCAGCGCACCCAGGTCGGGGCCGGGGCGTGGGGCACGGTGCGCTCGGCCGAGTACACGTACCATGACGGGACCACGACCGCGGGCCTCGCGAAGGAGTTGCGCACGGCCGTGGTCAAGGACGCCTCGGGGAGCGTGATCGACCAATCCTACTACCGGTACTACGGATCTTCCAGTGGCTCCGGGTCGGGTTCGGGAAGTGGCTCCGGATCGTCGGGGAAGATGAAATTCGCGTTCGGGGGCGACGCGTATGCGCGCTTGGTCTCGGCGCTGGGCACGAGCGTCGATTCACTGACCGACGCCCAGATCGACGATTACGCGGACAAGTACATCGAGTACAACGCGTCGGGGCAGGCCTCGAAGGTGGTGGACGCGGCGGCCGGGTGCTCGGTGTGCGCTGGCGGCCAGGGCGCGTTCAACTACACGTACTCGACCAATTCCGCGGCCAACATGCTTGACACGAACATTTGGAAGAACAAAGCCGTGGAGACGCTTTCGGACGGGAGCACGAACACGGTGTACACGAACGGGTTCGGGCAGACCATGCTCCGGGTGTTCACAGACACCGCGAGCAACGTGTGGCGCTGGTACACCCAGTACGATGCTGTTGGGCGCGTGGTCCTCGAAGCCGGCCCGTCGGTGGTGACCGGGTTCAGCGAGTCGTATGCGGACCTGGTCAACTTCGTGTCGGGCAACGCGCAATACCTGAGCGATTCGGCCGGGCTTGTGACCGCGTACACCTACGGAGCCACGACCACCGCGACCATGTCCATCGTGGGAGACGCGCTCGGGTACCTCAAGGAGGTGGACCTGAAGCAGGGTGAGACCGGGACCGTGGTCCCGCAGAACGTGCTCACTTACATCAAGAACACGGTTAGCAGTGTCGACTTCTTCAACCTCGCGTCGAGCACCGTGTATCAGAACGACAACGGGACCGGGGCACTGACCACGAGCTACTCGCACACGTACCTCTCGGGCACGAACCAGATCGCCTCGACCGTGACCACGTTGCCGACCGTGACCACGGCCCGGAACGGGTCCAACAGCGCGACCACGGCAACGACCGTGAACGATGCGTTCGGGCACCCGGTGTGGACCAAGGACCAGGCCGGGATCATCAGCTACACCCAGTACGACACACTCACTGGCGCTGCGGTCAAGACGATCACGGACGTGGACACGACACAGACGGGCACGTTCGCGAGCCTGCCGAGCGGGTGGAGCACGCCGAGCGGGGCCGGGCTCCACCTGATTACGACTTACGAAGTAGATTCGCTGGGCCGGACCACGAAGGTCACGTACCCGAACGGGCGCGTGGATTACACCGTGTACAACGACGTGAATCACGAGGTCCGGTCGTACACCGGGTGGGATTCGACCAACAACGTCCCAACCGGGCCAACCACGGTGACGCGCACGGACCGGGCCGGGAGCTACACCGAGACCCTCATGATGAGCGCCGCGCCGACGGTGTCGGGCGGGCGCCCCACGGGCACCGAGAGCGTCGCAAAGGTGCAGTCGCTTGCTCGCACCTACACGAACGCCGCCGGGCAGACAATCTACTCGGATGCCTACTTCAACCTGACCGGTCTCACGTACTCGACCTCGACGACGCTCGGGACCGAGGGGGTGAACTTCTACCGCACCCGGTACCAGTACGACGACCAGGGGCGGTTGAACAAGACCACGAGCCCCCAGGGCACGATCTCCCGGACCGTGTACGACAGTCTGGGACGCGCGGTGAGCGAGTGGATCGGGACCGATGACACCCCGACCACTGGGTTCTGGTCACCGACGAACTTGGCCGGGACCAACACGGTTAAGGTTCGAGAGTACGAGTACGACAGCGGGGGCATCGGGGACGGGAACCTGACGAAGGTGACCGAGATCCCAGGCGGGGGCGCGGCGAACCGGGTAACTCAGACCTGGTTCGACTGGCGCAACCGGGCCGTAGCGGTCAAGAGTGGCGTGGAGGCGAGCGAGTCCACGAGCGTGAACCGGCCCCTCGTGTACACTGACTACGACAACCTAAACGAGGTTACAAAGACGCGCGCGTACGACGCCGACGCGGTGACGCCGACTGTGACCGGTGGGGTGCCCCAGCCGCTCAGTTCGGGCTTACTGCGTGCCCAGATCACGACGAGCTACGACGAACTGGGTCGGGCGTACCGGACCGACACGTACTCGGTGAACACATCAACGGGCAGCGTGGGAACGAACACCCTGTACTCACAAACCTGGTACGACGCGCGGGGGCAGGTGATCAAGACCTCGTCTCCGGGCGGATCGGTCCAGAAGACGAGCTACGACGGCGCGGGCCGAGTGGTCGCGGCGTACACGAGTGATGGGGGCGGGGACACCGGGTACTCGGACGCGGACGACGTGACCGGCGACATCGTTCTGAGCCAGACCGAGTACGTGTACGACGGGAACGGGAGCGCGCTCCAGGTGACTACGCGGGACCGGTTCCACGACGCGAGCGGCACGGGCGCGCTGGGAACTCCGGCGACCGGGATCGGGGCACGGGTGAGTTACTCGGGGTACTATTACGACCTCGCGGGCCGCACCGTCGCCGCAGTGGATGTGGGAACCAACGGGGGCAGTTCGTGGAGCCGCCTGGGCACCGTGCCGAGCCGGTCCGCGACTGTGCTCGTGACCTCGACGAAGTACGCGACCGATGCGGTGCAGGTGCTTACGCTGACCGGGAGCCCAACGGGTGGCACGTTTACACTCAGTTTCGGCGGGTCCACGACGAGCGCGCTCGCGTACAACGCATCGGCCGCGACCGTGCAAACCGCGCTGGCTGGGCTCGCATCGATCGGGAGCGGGAACGTACAAGTGTCGGCCGCCGCGGGCGGGGGCTGGGAGGTCCGGTTCATCGGGACCAAGGCCGGTTCATACCAAACTGCGATCACGGGCAACGGGGCCGGGCTCACGGGCGGCACCTCTCCCGCGTTGTCCACGTCGACGATCAATGCGGGTGGGGACGTGGGCTCGGCAGCCGAAGTCACCGATCCGGCCGGGCATGTGAGCCGGACCTATTCCGACGCGCTCGGGCGCACGACGCGCTCAGTTATGAATTTTGTAGACGGGGTAGTCAGTGACACGGACGACAAAACCACCGGGTACGCGTACAACGGGGCCGGGGTTACGAGCGTGACGTCGTACCTGACGGGCGGTGGCGTGCAGACGACCGGGTACGTGTACGGGGTCACGGTCGCGACCGGGAGCACCATCGAGTCCAATGACCTCGTGCGACTTACGCAGTGGGCCGACCCGACCACGGGAGTGGCCAGTGCATCCCAACAAGAAGCAGTGACTGTTAACGCTCTGGGCCAGATGCTCACTTCGACAGATCGAAATGGGAGCACCCACGTGCTCACCTACGATGCGCTCGGGCGCGTGGTGAGCGACGCGGTGACCACTCTCGGGAGTGGGGTGGATGGCGCGGTCCGGCGCATCGAGACGGCATACGACGGCCAGGGGAACGCGTATCTAGTAACGAGCTACAACGCCCCCAGTGGTGGCTCGATCGTGAATCAAGTGCAGTGCGCTTATAACGGACTAGGGCAAATTACGACCGAGTGGCAATCGCACTCGGGCGCGGTCAATATGTTATCGAGCCCCAACATCCAGTACCAATACTCCGAGATGGCGGGCGGGGCCAATCACTCGCGCCTCACCAAAATCACGTACCCCTCGGGGTACTGGGTGGTGTACAACTACGGCACCACGGGCGGGCTTAATGATAGCATTAGTCGGTTCGATTCGCTGAGTGATTCGACCGGCACATTGGAGAGTTACAACTATTTGGGCCTCGGCACTGTGGTGCGGCGCGCGCACCCGCAATCCAACGTGGATCTGAGCTACATCAAGCGCACGGGCGAGAGCAATGGAGACGCGGGGGACCAGTATACGGGCCTGGACCGGTTCGGGCGCGTGGTCGATCAGCGCTGGCTCAACCCGACGACTGGGACCGCGACAGACCGGTTCCAGTACGGGTACGATGCGGCTGAGAATCGGACGTACCGGGACAACCTGGTGAATGCCGCGTTCGGTGAGGTATACACATACGACGCGCTGGATCGGTTGACCGGGTATGACCGGGGGACGCTCAACGGGACCAAAACCGGCATTACCGGAAGCGTGGCTCGGAGCCAGGACTGGGACTACGACGCGCTGGGCAATTTCGACAGCATCACAACTAATGGCACCGCCCAGACTCGCACGGTCAACAAGCAGAACGAGATTACCGGAATCAGCGGAGCAACGGTGCCGGCATACGACAGTAACGGGAATATGACCGGGGACGAAGTCGGTAGGCAGTTTGTGTATGACGCGTGGAACCGGCTCGTGGCCGTCAAGAACTCGGGCGGGACCACGCTCAAAGCGTACAGTTACGATGGAGTAAATCGACGCATTAGTGAAGCTGCGAGTGGGAACACGACGGACTTGTTCCACTCAATAAACTGGCAGGTGCTGGAGGAAAAGATCGGGGGTAACACGATCAACCGCTATGTGTGGAGTCCTGTGTATGTGGACGCAATGATCCTGCGCGACCGCGACACGAATACGGATGGCACACTCGACGAGCGTTTGTGGGTGCAGCAGGATGCCGCCTTCAACGTTACAGCGGTGATAAATGGAAGCGGAACCGTGCTAGAACGTTACGCGTATGACCCCTACGGTGTGCGAACAGTATCCGACGCCAGCTTTAATGTTCGCAGTAGCAGCAACTACGTGTTCCAGCAAGGGTTCCAGGGTATGGCATTCGATGATGTGGCTGGGCTCAATTTACAGCGTAATCGCTGGTACAGCCCGACACTCGGGCGCTGGATGACAATGGACCCCGTTCGCTATGTGGCAGGTGACATCAACCTATACCAATTCGTAGGTGGTAATCCTACTAACGCTCTTGATCCGAGCGGGCTACTGATTCAATTAATACCCGTAATAGGGGGAGCTGTTGGTGGTGGGGCGTTGACTGCGGGTGGGGGGGCTGTAGGCGGAGGAGCTGGTGGTGGCCTTGTTACCGCAATCGGGGTTGGACTTGGCGGGGGGGCGGTGGCTGGTGGAGCTGGACTGATGGGGGGGCCTCCACATAATACTTTTGGAAACGGATATTTCAGCCCTGAAGCGTCGATAACACTTGAAAGATGGTTGCAAGAAGGGTTTACTTGGTTCGATCACGTGACGCGGGCAGATCCGCCGGAGCGGATTCCCATTCCTCCAATGAGGCTAGATGTTATCCGGCCGCATCCTAAAAATGATTGGCTAGACGGGAATCCGTTTGGCAAGCCTTCTTTACGTCCACAACTTCCTTTGCGGCTCAATTTGGATGATGGCTTCTTCGTTGAGCCGAGTAAGCCACGAGAGAACCCTCCGCAATTGAAACCGTGGGAAACAAAATGGGAATGGGAAAAATTACTTGCGAGAGAGAGGAAAAGCGGACCGCTACCGTGTTCACCATGTGATGGCAAGCCTTTTAATCAGGCCGCCCCTCGTTTTGGCCAGGATTATATGGCTTGTGATGTGCTTGCAAGATATATGTTGCGAATCCAGGGTATCACTCCAAAATCTCCGATGTACAATCTCATGCGGCATCAAATTGTCAACGGGTGTATGTGCGACAAGGGTCATGGAGGGTTTAATCCTGATAAGCCCATTAATCAGTATGGCGAGCCAGTGAGCGGCTTGTGA
- a CDS encoding class I SAM-dependent methyltransferase, with amino-acid sequence MPTAAPAECVVLVPVDGAIEPGCEDALRELERRGYPVWRYRGYSAVDAARNQMASDALGAGFAELMWIDSDVVFEPDDVDRLRAHAHPFTCGLYPKKGPREFACEFMPGTPAVRFGTRGGLVEVRYCGFGFTHVRKEVLVAVHHKLQLPVCNRRFGTPLVPFFQPLVVGEPSGPWSLSEDYAFCERARQCGFPVVADTSIRLWHVGAYRYGWEDAGSPLVRIPDYTFRVSDAPGEPRPVAPSAPVPTTGFTEDWFTYNVPVWERVLAPLVGQPVRALEVGVFEGRSTVWLLENVLTHSDASLTWIDTFGGGAEHAETDLSGLEARFRANTGRFGDKVSGHVGRSQDVLRGMSGEQFDLIYLDGSHEAPDVLADAVLAWSLLAPGGILGFDDYGWRVFPEPERCPALAVDAFLGVMRGRFETLERGYQIWVRKLA; translated from the coding sequence ATGCCCACCGCCGCGCCCGCCGAATGTGTCGTGTTGGTCCCGGTGGATGGCGCCATCGAACCCGGGTGCGAAGACGCGCTGCGGGAGCTGGAGCGCCGTGGGTACCCGGTGTGGCGATACCGCGGGTACTCGGCCGTCGATGCGGCGCGCAACCAGATGGCCTCGGACGCGCTCGGGGCCGGGTTCGCCGAACTCATGTGGATCGATTCGGACGTGGTGTTCGAGCCCGACGACGTGGACCGGCTGCGCGCCCACGCGCACCCGTTCACGTGCGGGCTGTACCCGAAGAAGGGACCGCGCGAGTTCGCGTGCGAGTTCATGCCGGGCACACCCGCGGTCCGGTTCGGAACCCGGGGCGGTCTCGTCGAGGTCCGATATTGTGGGTTCGGGTTCACCCACGTTCGCAAGGAGGTGCTGGTCGCGGTTCACCACAAGCTCCAGTTGCCCGTGTGCAACCGCCGGTTCGGCACGCCCCTAGTCCCGTTCTTCCAACCGCTCGTGGTCGGAGAACCAAGCGGTCCGTGGAGCCTGTCCGAGGACTATGCGTTTTGCGAGCGTGCGCGGCAGTGCGGGTTCCCGGTGGTAGCGGACACGTCGATCCGGTTGTGGCACGTCGGGGCATATCGGTACGGGTGGGAGGACGCCGGGAGCCCGCTGGTGCGCATCCCCGACTACACGTTCCGGGTGTCTGATGCACCCGGCGAACCGCGACCGGTCGCTCCTTCCGCGCCCGTTCCGACTACGGGTTTTACGGAGGACTGGTTCACGTACAACGTGCCCGTGTGGGAGCGCGTGCTCGCGCCGCTCGTGGGGCAGCCGGTCCGGGCGCTGGAGGTTGGGGTGTTCGAGGGCCGGAGCACGGTGTGGCTTCTCGAAAACGTGCTCACGCACTCGGACGCGTCGCTCACCTGGATCGACACGTTCGGGGGCGGGGCCGAGCATGCGGAGACGGACCTGAGCGGGCTGGAGGCCCGGTTCCGCGCGAACACGGGGCGGTTCGGGGATAAGGTGAGCGGACACGTGGGGCGCAGCCAGGATGTGCTCCGGGGGATGTCCGGGGAGCAGTTCGACCTGATCTACCTGGACGGCTCGCACGAGGCCCCAGACGTGCTCGCCGATGCGGTGCTCGCATGGTCCTTGCTCGCGCCCGGTGGGATATTGGGGTTCGACGACTACGGGTGGCGCGTGTTCCCCGAGCCCGAGCGGTGCCCGGCCCTGGCCGTCGATGCGTTCCTGGGTGTCATGCGCGGGCGGTTCGAGACACTGGAACGCGGGTACCAAATCTGGGTGCGCAAGCTTGCGTGA